The following coding sequences are from one Syngnathus acus chromosome 14, fSynAcu1.2, whole genome shotgun sequence window:
- the LOC119134002 gene encoding zinc finger X-chromosomal protein isoform X1 encodes MDEEVTRLSISSEEPKIILHGSDEGGAGGQEFVVELQETLLVSEGEGEGMAVHRFAPDELVIQDAVEDVVSEYVHCDEDEDVAVETCVMALDGEEEGVAMGDIPEDGLDPEQQDDDQDSCGDYLMISLDEAGKMVSEDGTEVTVQGAVEDQEVEKDEDGQEVIKVYIFKADSGEDDMGESVDISDGDMDNVALTDSGQTLREKMVYMSVDDSHHQENHVVEDSESCENRNGAASALLHIDESDGVDEIGRQRNKTKRRSEPRQVQTAIIIGPYGQPLTVYPCMLCGKKFKSRGFLKRHTKNHHQEVLTRKKYQCTDCDFTTNKKASLHNHMEVHALSTKAPFECEACGKEFHQQAALFSHRLQHHHREAKSQQQQPPPPPPAAKTHKCKFCEYETAEQGLLNRHLLAVHSKSFPHICVECGKGFRHPSELKKHMRTHTGEKPYSCIYCDYKSADSSNLKTHIKTKHSKEMPYKCERCFQTFAEEEELNQHGLTHEENKTHHCAHCDHKSSNSSDLKRHIISVHTKDYPHKCAVCGKGFHRPSELKKHSVAHRTKKVHQCRHCNFKNADPFVLSRHILSVHTKEQQQASPEKSEAKRTETDSPAASPKRSAPSASAAASGPPARVSAASLASSVTVVIGKGQKERRIYQCQYCDYSTGDASGFKRHVISIHTKDYPHRCEICSKGFRRPSEKNQHILRHHKDVVQAE; translated from the exons ATGGACGAGGAGGTCACCAGACTTTCAATATCTTCTGAAGAGCCTAAAATAATATTACACGGATCGG ATGAGGGTGGTGCCGGCGGGCAGGAGTTTGTTGTGGAGCTTCAAGAGACTTTGTTGGTGTCAGAGGGCGAGGGTGAAGGCATGGCGGTGCACAGGTTTGCCCCAGACGAGCTAGTCATCCAGGATGCTGTTGAGGATGTGGTATCTGAGTATGTGCACTGcgatgaagatgaagatgtCGCTGTAGAAACCTGCGTGATGGCCTTGGATGGTGAGGAGGAAGGCGTCGCTATGGGTGACATCCCCGAAGATGGCCTCGACCCCGAGCAGCAGGATGATGACCAAGATAGTTGTGGCGATTATCTGATGATATCAT TGGATGAAGCTGGCAAAATGGTGTCAGAGGATGGGACAGAGGTAACGGTTCAGGGAGCAGTGGAGGACCAAGAAGTGGAGAAGGATGAAGATGGACAGGAGGTAATAAAGGTCTACATCTTCAAAGCTGACTCTGGGGAGGATGACATGG GAGAATCAGTGGACATCAGCGATGGGGACATGGATAATGTGGCACTGACAGATTCGGGCCAAACACTTCGAGAGAAAATGGTTTACATGTCTGTCGACGATTCTCATCACCAAGAAAACCATG TTGTGGAGGATAGCGAGAGCTGTGAAAACCGCAACGGAGCCGCAAGCGCACTCCTGCACATCGACGAATCGGACGGGGTTGATGAAATAGGCCGACAGCGCAACAAGACCAAGCGGCGATCCGAACCACGACAAGTCCAAACAG CCATCATCATCGGTCCCTATGGTCAACCTCTGACGGTGTATCCCTGCATGCTTTGTGGCAAAAAGTTCAAATCGCGTGGCTTCCTAAAGCGGCACACAAAGAATCACCACCAGGAGGTTCTGACCCGAAAAAAATACCAGTGCACAGACTGTGACTTCACCACCAACAAGAAAGCCAGCTTGCATAACCACATGGAGGTGCATGCCCTGAGCACCAAGGCTCCTTTTGAGTGCGAAGCGTGCGGCAAGGAGTTCCACCAGCAGGCGGCGCTGTTTTCCCACAGACTGCAGCACCACCATCGGGAAGCCAAgagtcagcagcagcagccgccgccTCCGCCGCCAGCCGCCAAGACGCACAAATGCAAGTTCTGTGAGTATGAAACAGCTGAGCAAGGACTGCTCAACCGACACTTGTTGGCCGTTCACAGTAAAAGCTTCCCGCACATTTGCGTGGAATGTGGGAAAGGTTTCCGTCACCCCTCCGAGTTGAAGAAACACATGCGCACGCATACAGGCGAGAAGCCTTACTCCTGCATATATTGCGATTACAAGTCAGCTGACTCGTCCAACCTCAAGACTCACATCAAGACGAAGCATAGCAAGGAGATGCCGTACAAGTGCGAGCGCTGTTTCCAGACGTTtgccgaggaggaggagttaaACCAGCACGGACTTACGCATGAGGAAAATAAGACCCACCATTGTGCCCACTGTGACCACAAAAGTTCCAATTCCAGCGACCTGAAACGGCACATCATATCCGTGCACACCAAGGACTACCCGCATAAATGCGCCGTTTGCGGCAAAGGCTTCCACCGGCCGTCCGAACTCAAGAAGCACTCGGTGGCCCACCGCACTAAGAAAGTCCACCAGTGCCGACACTGCAACTTCAAAAACGCCGACCCTTTTGTCCTCAGTCGCCACATCTTGTCTGTCCACACCAAGGAACAGCAACAGGCCTCCCCTGAAAAGAGCGAGGCCAAGAGGACAGAGACAGACTCTCCCGCTGCGTCCCCTAAAAGGTCTGCCCCTAGCGCCTCCGCAGCCGCTTCCGGCCCGCCCGCTAGAGTGAGCGCAGCGAGCCTAGCGAGCAGCGTGACCGTGGTTATCGGCAAAGGACAGAAAGAGCGCCGAATTTACCAGTGCCAGTACTGCGACTACAGCACGGGCGACGCGTCGGGATTCAAGCGGCACGTGATTTCCATCCACACCAAGGACTACCCGCACCGCTGCGAGATTTGTTCGAAAGGCTTCCGACGACCGTCGGAGAAGAACCAGCACATCTTGCGCCACCACAAAGATGTGGTCCAGGCAGAGTAA
- the LOC119134002 gene encoding zinc finger Y-chromosomal protein isoform X4: MDEEVTRLSISSEEPKIILHGSETCVMALDGEEEGVAMGDIPEDGLDPEQQDDDQDSCGDYLMISLDEAGKMVSEDGTEVTVQGAVEDQEVEKDEDGQEVIKVYIFKADSGEDDMGESVDISDGDMDNVALTDSGQTLREKMVYMSVDDSHHQENHVVEDSESCENRNGAASALLHIDESDGVDEIGRQRNKTKRRSEPRQVQTAIIIGPYGQPLTVYPCMLCGKKFKSRGFLKRHTKNHHQEVLTRKKYQCTDCDFTTNKKASLHNHMEVHALSTKAPFECEACGKEFHQQAALFSHRLQHHHREAKSQQQQPPPPPPAAKTHKCKFCEYETAEQGLLNRHLLAVHSKSFPHICVECGKGFRHPSELKKHMRTHTGEKPYSCIYCDYKSADSSNLKTHIKTKHSKEMPYKCERCFQTFAEEEELNQHGLTHEENKTHHCAHCDHKSSNSSDLKRHIISVHTKDYPHKCAVCGKGFHRPSELKKHSVAHRTKKVHQCRHCNFKNADPFVLSRHILSVHTKEQQQASPEKSEAKRTETDSPAASPKRSAPSASAAASGPPARVSAASLASSVTVVIGKGQKERRIYQCQYCDYSTGDASGFKRHVISIHTKDYPHRCEICSKGFRRPSEKNQHILRHHKDVVQAE, translated from the exons ATGGACGAGGAGGTCACCAGACTTTCAATATCTTCTGAAGAGCCTAAAATAATATTACACGGATCGG AAACCTGCGTGATGGCCTTGGATGGTGAGGAGGAAGGCGTCGCTATGGGTGACATCCCCGAAGATGGCCTCGACCCCGAGCAGCAGGATGATGACCAAGATAGTTGTGGCGATTATCTGATGATATCAT TGGATGAAGCTGGCAAAATGGTGTCAGAGGATGGGACAGAGGTAACGGTTCAGGGAGCAGTGGAGGACCAAGAAGTGGAGAAGGATGAAGATGGACAGGAGGTAATAAAGGTCTACATCTTCAAAGCTGACTCTGGGGAGGATGACATGG GAGAATCAGTGGACATCAGCGATGGGGACATGGATAATGTGGCACTGACAGATTCGGGCCAAACACTTCGAGAGAAAATGGTTTACATGTCTGTCGACGATTCTCATCACCAAGAAAACCATG TTGTGGAGGATAGCGAGAGCTGTGAAAACCGCAACGGAGCCGCAAGCGCACTCCTGCACATCGACGAATCGGACGGGGTTGATGAAATAGGCCGACAGCGCAACAAGACCAAGCGGCGATCCGAACCACGACAAGTCCAAACAG CCATCATCATCGGTCCCTATGGTCAACCTCTGACGGTGTATCCCTGCATGCTTTGTGGCAAAAAGTTCAAATCGCGTGGCTTCCTAAAGCGGCACACAAAGAATCACCACCAGGAGGTTCTGACCCGAAAAAAATACCAGTGCACAGACTGTGACTTCACCACCAACAAGAAAGCCAGCTTGCATAACCACATGGAGGTGCATGCCCTGAGCACCAAGGCTCCTTTTGAGTGCGAAGCGTGCGGCAAGGAGTTCCACCAGCAGGCGGCGCTGTTTTCCCACAGACTGCAGCACCACCATCGGGAAGCCAAgagtcagcagcagcagccgccgccTCCGCCGCCAGCCGCCAAGACGCACAAATGCAAGTTCTGTGAGTATGAAACAGCTGAGCAAGGACTGCTCAACCGACACTTGTTGGCCGTTCACAGTAAAAGCTTCCCGCACATTTGCGTGGAATGTGGGAAAGGTTTCCGTCACCCCTCCGAGTTGAAGAAACACATGCGCACGCATACAGGCGAGAAGCCTTACTCCTGCATATATTGCGATTACAAGTCAGCTGACTCGTCCAACCTCAAGACTCACATCAAGACGAAGCATAGCAAGGAGATGCCGTACAAGTGCGAGCGCTGTTTCCAGACGTTtgccgaggaggaggagttaaACCAGCACGGACTTACGCATGAGGAAAATAAGACCCACCATTGTGCCCACTGTGACCACAAAAGTTCCAATTCCAGCGACCTGAAACGGCACATCATATCCGTGCACACCAAGGACTACCCGCATAAATGCGCCGTTTGCGGCAAAGGCTTCCACCGGCCGTCCGAACTCAAGAAGCACTCGGTGGCCCACCGCACTAAGAAAGTCCACCAGTGCCGACACTGCAACTTCAAAAACGCCGACCCTTTTGTCCTCAGTCGCCACATCTTGTCTGTCCACACCAAGGAACAGCAACAGGCCTCCCCTGAAAAGAGCGAGGCCAAGAGGACAGAGACAGACTCTCCCGCTGCGTCCCCTAAAAGGTCTGCCCCTAGCGCCTCCGCAGCCGCTTCCGGCCCGCCCGCTAGAGTGAGCGCAGCGAGCCTAGCGAGCAGCGTGACCGTGGTTATCGGCAAAGGACAGAAAGAGCGCCGAATTTACCAGTGCCAGTACTGCGACTACAGCACGGGCGACGCGTCGGGATTCAAGCGGCACGTGATTTCCATCCACACCAAGGACTACCCGCACCGCTGCGAGATTTGTTCGAAAGGCTTCCGACGACCGTCGGAGAAGAACCAGCACATCTTGCGCCACCACAAAGATGTGGTCCAGGCAGAGTAA
- the LOC119134002 gene encoding zinc finger X-chromosomal protein isoform X2, with amino-acid sequence MRVVPAGRSLLWSFKRLCWCQRARVKAWRCTDEDVAVETCVMALDGEEEGVAMGDIPEDGLDPEQQDDDQDSCGDYLMISLDEAGKMVSEDGTEVTVQGAVEDQEVEKDEDGQEVIKVYIFKADSGEDDMGESVDISDGDMDNVALTDSGQTLREKMVYMSVDDSHHQENHVVEDSESCENRNGAASALLHIDESDGVDEIGRQRNKTKRRSEPRQVQTAIIIGPYGQPLTVYPCMLCGKKFKSRGFLKRHTKNHHQEVLTRKKYQCTDCDFTTNKKASLHNHMEVHALSTKAPFECEACGKEFHQQAALFSHRLQHHHREAKSQQQQPPPPPPAAKTHKCKFCEYETAEQGLLNRHLLAVHSKSFPHICVECGKGFRHPSELKKHMRTHTGEKPYSCIYCDYKSADSSNLKTHIKTKHSKEMPYKCERCFQTFAEEEELNQHGLTHEENKTHHCAHCDHKSSNSSDLKRHIISVHTKDYPHKCAVCGKGFHRPSELKKHSVAHRTKKVHQCRHCNFKNADPFVLSRHILSVHTKEQQQASPEKSEAKRTETDSPAASPKRSAPSASAAASGPPARVSAASLASSVTVVIGKGQKERRIYQCQYCDYSTGDASGFKRHVISIHTKDYPHRCEICSKGFRRPSEKNQHILRHHKDVVQAE; translated from the exons ATGAGGGTGGTGCCGGCGGGCAGGAGTTTGTTGTGGAGCTTCAAGAGACTTTGTTGGTGTCAGAGGGCGAGGGTGAAGGCATGGCGGTGCACAG atgaagatgtCGCTGTAGAAACCTGCGTGATGGCCTTGGATGGTGAGGAGGAAGGCGTCGCTATGGGTGACATCCCCGAAGATGGCCTCGACCCCGAGCAGCAGGATGATGACCAAGATAGTTGTGGCGATTATCTGATGATATCAT TGGATGAAGCTGGCAAAATGGTGTCAGAGGATGGGACAGAGGTAACGGTTCAGGGAGCAGTGGAGGACCAAGAAGTGGAGAAGGATGAAGATGGACAGGAGGTAATAAAGGTCTACATCTTCAAAGCTGACTCTGGGGAGGATGACATGG GAGAATCAGTGGACATCAGCGATGGGGACATGGATAATGTGGCACTGACAGATTCGGGCCAAACACTTCGAGAGAAAATGGTTTACATGTCTGTCGACGATTCTCATCACCAAGAAAACCATG TTGTGGAGGATAGCGAGAGCTGTGAAAACCGCAACGGAGCCGCAAGCGCACTCCTGCACATCGACGAATCGGACGGGGTTGATGAAATAGGCCGACAGCGCAACAAGACCAAGCGGCGATCCGAACCACGACAAGTCCAAACAG CCATCATCATCGGTCCCTATGGTCAACCTCTGACGGTGTATCCCTGCATGCTTTGTGGCAAAAAGTTCAAATCGCGTGGCTTCCTAAAGCGGCACACAAAGAATCACCACCAGGAGGTTCTGACCCGAAAAAAATACCAGTGCACAGACTGTGACTTCACCACCAACAAGAAAGCCAGCTTGCATAACCACATGGAGGTGCATGCCCTGAGCACCAAGGCTCCTTTTGAGTGCGAAGCGTGCGGCAAGGAGTTCCACCAGCAGGCGGCGCTGTTTTCCCACAGACTGCAGCACCACCATCGGGAAGCCAAgagtcagcagcagcagccgccgccTCCGCCGCCAGCCGCCAAGACGCACAAATGCAAGTTCTGTGAGTATGAAACAGCTGAGCAAGGACTGCTCAACCGACACTTGTTGGCCGTTCACAGTAAAAGCTTCCCGCACATTTGCGTGGAATGTGGGAAAGGTTTCCGTCACCCCTCCGAGTTGAAGAAACACATGCGCACGCATACAGGCGAGAAGCCTTACTCCTGCATATATTGCGATTACAAGTCAGCTGACTCGTCCAACCTCAAGACTCACATCAAGACGAAGCATAGCAAGGAGATGCCGTACAAGTGCGAGCGCTGTTTCCAGACGTTtgccgaggaggaggagttaaACCAGCACGGACTTACGCATGAGGAAAATAAGACCCACCATTGTGCCCACTGTGACCACAAAAGTTCCAATTCCAGCGACCTGAAACGGCACATCATATCCGTGCACACCAAGGACTACCCGCATAAATGCGCCGTTTGCGGCAAAGGCTTCCACCGGCCGTCCGAACTCAAGAAGCACTCGGTGGCCCACCGCACTAAGAAAGTCCACCAGTGCCGACACTGCAACTTCAAAAACGCCGACCCTTTTGTCCTCAGTCGCCACATCTTGTCTGTCCACACCAAGGAACAGCAACAGGCCTCCCCTGAAAAGAGCGAGGCCAAGAGGACAGAGACAGACTCTCCCGCTGCGTCCCCTAAAAGGTCTGCCCCTAGCGCCTCCGCAGCCGCTTCCGGCCCGCCCGCTAGAGTGAGCGCAGCGAGCCTAGCGAGCAGCGTGACCGTGGTTATCGGCAAAGGACAGAAAGAGCGCCGAATTTACCAGTGCCAGTACTGCGACTACAGCACGGGCGACGCGTCGGGATTCAAGCGGCACGTGATTTCCATCCACACCAAGGACTACCCGCACCGCTGCGAGATTTGTTCGAAAGGCTTCCGACGACCGTCGGAGAAGAACCAGCACATCTTGCGCCACCACAAAGATGTGGTCCAGGCAGAGTAA
- the LOC119134002 gene encoding zinc finger Y-chromosomal protein isoform X3, translating to MRVVPAGRSLLWSFKRLCWCQRARVKAWRCTETCVMALDGEEEGVAMGDIPEDGLDPEQQDDDQDSCGDYLMISLDEAGKMVSEDGTEVTVQGAVEDQEVEKDEDGQEVIKVYIFKADSGEDDMGESVDISDGDMDNVALTDSGQTLREKMVYMSVDDSHHQENHVVEDSESCENRNGAASALLHIDESDGVDEIGRQRNKTKRRSEPRQVQTAIIIGPYGQPLTVYPCMLCGKKFKSRGFLKRHTKNHHQEVLTRKKYQCTDCDFTTNKKASLHNHMEVHALSTKAPFECEACGKEFHQQAALFSHRLQHHHREAKSQQQQPPPPPPAAKTHKCKFCEYETAEQGLLNRHLLAVHSKSFPHICVECGKGFRHPSELKKHMRTHTGEKPYSCIYCDYKSADSSNLKTHIKTKHSKEMPYKCERCFQTFAEEEELNQHGLTHEENKTHHCAHCDHKSSNSSDLKRHIISVHTKDYPHKCAVCGKGFHRPSELKKHSVAHRTKKVHQCRHCNFKNADPFVLSRHILSVHTKEQQQASPEKSEAKRTETDSPAASPKRSAPSASAAASGPPARVSAASLASSVTVVIGKGQKERRIYQCQYCDYSTGDASGFKRHVISIHTKDYPHRCEICSKGFRRPSEKNQHILRHHKDVVQAE from the exons ATGAGGGTGGTGCCGGCGGGCAGGAGTTTGTTGTGGAGCTTCAAGAGACTTTGTTGGTGTCAGAGGGCGAGGGTGAAGGCATGGCGGTGCACAG AAACCTGCGTGATGGCCTTGGATGGTGAGGAGGAAGGCGTCGCTATGGGTGACATCCCCGAAGATGGCCTCGACCCCGAGCAGCAGGATGATGACCAAGATAGTTGTGGCGATTATCTGATGATATCAT TGGATGAAGCTGGCAAAATGGTGTCAGAGGATGGGACAGAGGTAACGGTTCAGGGAGCAGTGGAGGACCAAGAAGTGGAGAAGGATGAAGATGGACAGGAGGTAATAAAGGTCTACATCTTCAAAGCTGACTCTGGGGAGGATGACATGG GAGAATCAGTGGACATCAGCGATGGGGACATGGATAATGTGGCACTGACAGATTCGGGCCAAACACTTCGAGAGAAAATGGTTTACATGTCTGTCGACGATTCTCATCACCAAGAAAACCATG TTGTGGAGGATAGCGAGAGCTGTGAAAACCGCAACGGAGCCGCAAGCGCACTCCTGCACATCGACGAATCGGACGGGGTTGATGAAATAGGCCGACAGCGCAACAAGACCAAGCGGCGATCCGAACCACGACAAGTCCAAACAG CCATCATCATCGGTCCCTATGGTCAACCTCTGACGGTGTATCCCTGCATGCTTTGTGGCAAAAAGTTCAAATCGCGTGGCTTCCTAAAGCGGCACACAAAGAATCACCACCAGGAGGTTCTGACCCGAAAAAAATACCAGTGCACAGACTGTGACTTCACCACCAACAAGAAAGCCAGCTTGCATAACCACATGGAGGTGCATGCCCTGAGCACCAAGGCTCCTTTTGAGTGCGAAGCGTGCGGCAAGGAGTTCCACCAGCAGGCGGCGCTGTTTTCCCACAGACTGCAGCACCACCATCGGGAAGCCAAgagtcagcagcagcagccgccgccTCCGCCGCCAGCCGCCAAGACGCACAAATGCAAGTTCTGTGAGTATGAAACAGCTGAGCAAGGACTGCTCAACCGACACTTGTTGGCCGTTCACAGTAAAAGCTTCCCGCACATTTGCGTGGAATGTGGGAAAGGTTTCCGTCACCCCTCCGAGTTGAAGAAACACATGCGCACGCATACAGGCGAGAAGCCTTACTCCTGCATATATTGCGATTACAAGTCAGCTGACTCGTCCAACCTCAAGACTCACATCAAGACGAAGCATAGCAAGGAGATGCCGTACAAGTGCGAGCGCTGTTTCCAGACGTTtgccgaggaggaggagttaaACCAGCACGGACTTACGCATGAGGAAAATAAGACCCACCATTGTGCCCACTGTGACCACAAAAGTTCCAATTCCAGCGACCTGAAACGGCACATCATATCCGTGCACACCAAGGACTACCCGCATAAATGCGCCGTTTGCGGCAAAGGCTTCCACCGGCCGTCCGAACTCAAGAAGCACTCGGTGGCCCACCGCACTAAGAAAGTCCACCAGTGCCGACACTGCAACTTCAAAAACGCCGACCCTTTTGTCCTCAGTCGCCACATCTTGTCTGTCCACACCAAGGAACAGCAACAGGCCTCCCCTGAAAAGAGCGAGGCCAAGAGGACAGAGACAGACTCTCCCGCTGCGTCCCCTAAAAGGTCTGCCCCTAGCGCCTCCGCAGCCGCTTCCGGCCCGCCCGCTAGAGTGAGCGCAGCGAGCCTAGCGAGCAGCGTGACCGTGGTTATCGGCAAAGGACAGAAAGAGCGCCGAATTTACCAGTGCCAGTACTGCGACTACAGCACGGGCGACGCGTCGGGATTCAAGCGGCACGTGATTTCCATCCACACCAAGGACTACCCGCACCGCTGCGAGATTTGTTCGAAAGGCTTCCGACGACCGTCGGAGAAGAACCAGCACATCTTGCGCCACCACAAAGATGTGGTCCAGGCAGAGTAA
- the zgc:153704 gene encoding lipocalin, with protein sequence MVLLVTVLAVVLTSIRAEVIPPADFNVQGMAGKWYLIGFATNGQWFVQHRASMKMGTAMLNPTADGDLDISYASLKPDGTCWRMNNLAKKTDMPGKFTYTSWGNENDMRVVDIKYDQYALTQTVKAAGDHPTVVNKLYGRGVNLSQDLQDRFRQFSLESGILAENIAILPQNGECTAA encoded by the exons ATGGTCTTATTGGTGACCGTCTTGGCGGTCGTGCTGACCTCCATCAGGGCTGAAGTCATACCCCCAGCTGACTTCAACGTCCAAGGG ATGGCAGGTAAGTGGTACCTGATCGGTTTCGCCACTAACGGCCAGTGGTTCGTCCAACACCGCGCCAGCATGAAAATGGGCACGGCCATGCTCAACCCAACTGCAGACGGTGACCTGGATATTTCATATGCCAGTCTAAA ACCTGATGGAACATGTTGGAGAATGAACAACCTAGCCAAGAAGACCGACATGCCTGGAAAGTTCACATACACGA GTTGGGGCAATGAGAATGACATGCGCGTGGTGGATATCAAGTATGACCAGTACGCCCTGACTCAAACTGTTAAAGCAGCTGGAGATCATCCCACCGTTGTAAACAAGCTGTATG GCCGCGGAGTGAACCTAAGCCAAGATCTGCAAGACAGGTTCAGGCAGTTCTCCCTAGAAAGTGGAATCCTAGCTGAAAACATTGCAATCCTCCCCCAAAATG GTGAGTGCACTGCTGCCTAG
- the zdhhc23a gene encoding palmitoyltransferase ZDHHC23-A isoform X1, producing the protein MKWDKLKPPEPDDPMCCCECDVFQYGCCCDCEDLDEAFNRWLRAKAPKSGSGCHSFLLEALIDNLEISLVPALVLLPLLMRVAALHYLLGIIILSALPGLVLWLYYATHKRKRRTLFFLTLALYSLAYAYYLFITEIIPRGDVSQTQLCTVTSGMILTLVSLVRTKRSPGFVSATPHEEDDKGSAHLTGAVLTEASSSFSKPSEKWSRCLVCKITRPPRAGHCRTCGVCVQRLDHHCVWINSCVGQGNHRSFLLTLCVFLLTSLYGISLVLHSLCPQQYLVSALFYCPGVYSQASSALCFTCTWYSVIVTGGLLYLLVAQVVNISFNVTEREAQLALRNKTGQSRLWGLAVATGTYSRGFYQNWVDFLIMADASTCPRSGPPDLV; encoded by the exons ATGAAATGGGATAAGTTGAAACCACCAGAACCTGATGATCCAATGTGTTGCTGCGAATGTGACGTATTCCAGTACGGATGTTGCTGTGACTGTGAAGATCTGGACGAGGCCTTCAACAG ATGGCTGAGAGCCAAGGCACCAAAAAGTGGTAGTGGTTGTCATTCATTTCTACTGGAGGCCTTGATTGACAACTTGGAGATCTCCCTGGTTCCTGCACTGGTTCTGCTGCCTCTCCTGATGCGTGTGGCGGCACTGCACTACCTTCTTGGTATCATCATCTTAAGCGCTCTGCCCGGCCTGGTGTTGTGGCTCTACTACGCCACCCACAAGAGGAAGAGACGCACGCTCTTCTTCCTCACCCTGGCGCTCTATTCTCTGGCCTACGCGTACTACCTCTTCATCACTGAGATTATACCTCGCGGAGACGTGAGTCAGACGCAGCTGTGTACCGTGACCTCCGGGATGATTTTGACTCTTGTCTCTCTGGTTCGGACCAAGAGAAGCCCGGGATTTGTTAGTGCTACACCACACGAAGAGGACGATAAGGGATCAGCACATCTCACTGGGGCTGTCCTGACAGAAGCATCGTCCTCTTTCTCAAAACCAAGTGAAAAGTGGAGCAGGTGTCTCGTGTGCAAGATAACACGACCTCCTCGGGCGGGACATTGTAGAACATGTGGAGTTTGTGTTCAACGTCTGGACCACCATTGTGTCTG GATAAACAGTTGTGTGGGTCAGGGTAACCACCGCAGCTTCCTGTTGACCCTGTGTGTGTTCCTGCTTACATCTTTGTATGGGATCAGTTTGGTGCTGCACAGCCTGTGTCCTCAACAATATCTAGTCAGCGCGCTCTTCTACTGCCCGGGTGTCTACTCTCAGGCCAG CTCGGCGCTCTGCTTCACCTGTACCTGGTACAGCGTGATAGTCACAGGTGGGCTGCTGTACCTACTGGTGGCACAGGTCGTGAATATCAGCTTCAATGTGACCGAGCGGGAGGCCCAGCTGGCCCTGAGGAACAAAACGGGCCAAAGTCGTCTTTGGGGGCTTGCCGTCGCTACGGGAACGTATTCACGAGGCTTCTACCAGAACTGGGTTGATTTTCTCATTATGGCCGACGCCTCCACGTGTCCTCGATCCGGCCCCCCTGACTTGGTCTAG
- the zdhhc23a gene encoding palmitoyltransferase ZDHHC23-A isoform X2, whose protein sequence is MKWDKLKPPEPDDPMCCCECDVFQYGCCCDCEDLDEAFNRWLRAKAPKSGSGCHSFLLEALIDNLEISLVPALVLLPLLMRVAALHYLLGIIILSALPGLVLWLYYATHKRKRRTLFFLTLALYSLAYAYYLFITEIIPRGDRSPGFVSATPHEEDDKGSAHLTGAVLTEASSSFSKPSEKWSRCLVCKITRPPRAGHCRTCGVCVQRLDHHCVWINSCVGQGNHRSFLLTLCVFLLTSLYGISLVLHSLCPQQYLVSALFYCPGVYSQASSALCFTCTWYSVIVTGGLLYLLVAQVVNISFNVTEREAQLALRNKTGQSRLWGLAVATGTYSRGFYQNWVDFLIMADASTCPRSGPPDLV, encoded by the exons ATGAAATGGGATAAGTTGAAACCACCAGAACCTGATGATCCAATGTGTTGCTGCGAATGTGACGTATTCCAGTACGGATGTTGCTGTGACTGTGAAGATCTGGACGAGGCCTTCAACAG ATGGCTGAGAGCCAAGGCACCAAAAAGTGGTAGTGGTTGTCATTCATTTCTACTGGAGGCCTTGATTGACAACTTGGAGATCTCCCTGGTTCCTGCACTGGTTCTGCTGCCTCTCCTGATGCGTGTGGCGGCACTGCACTACCTTCTTGGTATCATCATCTTAAGCGCTCTGCCCGGCCTGGTGTTGTGGCTCTACTACGCCACCCACAAGAGGAAGAGACGCACGCTCTTCTTCCTCACCCTGGCGCTCTATTCTCTGGCCTACGCGTACTACCTCTTCATCACTGAGATTATACCTCGCGGAGAC AGAAGCCCGGGATTTGTTAGTGCTACACCACACGAAGAGGACGATAAGGGATCAGCACATCTCACTGGGGCTGTCCTGACAGAAGCATCGTCCTCTTTCTCAAAACCAAGTGAAAAGTGGAGCAGGTGTCTCGTGTGCAAGATAACACGACCTCCTCGGGCGGGACATTGTAGAACATGTGGAGTTTGTGTTCAACGTCTGGACCACCATTGTGTCTG GATAAACAGTTGTGTGGGTCAGGGTAACCACCGCAGCTTCCTGTTGACCCTGTGTGTGTTCCTGCTTACATCTTTGTATGGGATCAGTTTGGTGCTGCACAGCCTGTGTCCTCAACAATATCTAGTCAGCGCGCTCTTCTACTGCCCGGGTGTCTACTCTCAGGCCAG CTCGGCGCTCTGCTTCACCTGTACCTGGTACAGCGTGATAGTCACAGGTGGGCTGCTGTACCTACTGGTGGCACAGGTCGTGAATATCAGCTTCAATGTGACCGAGCGGGAGGCCCAGCTGGCCCTGAGGAACAAAACGGGCCAAAGTCGTCTTTGGGGGCTTGCCGTCGCTACGGGAACGTATTCACGAGGCTTCTACCAGAACTGGGTTGATTTTCTCATTATGGCCGACGCCTCCACGTGTCCTCGATCCGGCCCCCCTGACTTGGTCTAG